The window AAGGGTTACTGTAAAACGTGATCTTTAAAGGATTTAGGAAATTAACCAAATTTATTTATGGGTCTTTAAATGTGGGTCTCGTGCAAAGGATGCCacaccttttttttatttttttctcatcaattttcttgaaataaataatagtattttgaatctttttctcctttcattttttttatttgctatAAAGGATCTGTTTCATTCCTTAATAACATGTTCTTGATCATGACTGATGCATTGAACTCTCTATCTTAAGAACTTTtggaattttcttttgaacCAAGTATTTTCTAGAGCATTTGCTTGTTCCTCAAAGCACCATATATGTTGTAACATGGAAGGTGACCTCCCTTGTTTCTGCTTTTTAGGTAAGTCACATTTTCAGAATCAAGAcccaatttttctttaaggATTTCCATCAGCCTTTAATTCCTAGTGCTATAAACGACCAAATCTAGATTATCTTTTCCAATAATTCGATCCTTCTTTGTTTTCTCTAAGCAACAATGTTGTCGTGGAAAAGGAGTTTCCCGATTGTAAAAGCAGTGTCTCGTTGGCCAGCTCGAGGTATTCCAAAAGTACAGCAACAAGCGGTGAGAGTTTTATAACACTATTAGCTAACCTAGTACCTTCAAGGTTTAACACCGTTACCTAGCTTTTATCATTCAACTAGAACTTAAAAGGCACTTGGCATTAAATTAAAGAAGGGGCACCAATGGGGCACTAACTAGGGGCAGGGGATTTCCATTCGGGTTGCATAGTCTATAAATAGGAGAGGAAACAATTATTGCCAAGCACtttcatataattttcaaTCTATCTAGCTATCCTTGAAAGATTAGCATTTTCTCTTCGTCCCCGTCATGGCTAGTCTCCCTCCTCGCGTTCTAATAGTCTCTAGAAGAACTGTTCGCAAGAACAAGTTTGTTGATTTCATCGGTAATGTTCTCCAGCTctgaattttcattttgattccAGTTTCCTGAGGCTATGTTAACTAACAACATGAGAACACTGCTTTCTTTTTGCACAGGTGAATATCATCTTGATCTAATAGTAGGATATGGAGCAGTTCCTGTCATTGTTCCACGAGTTTCAGGGCTTGATAACTTGTTAGATAGCTTCAAGCCGTTCCATGGAGTTCTTCTATGTGAAGGAGAGGACATTGACCCTTCTCTATATGAAACCGAAACATCTAGCCTTTCAGCGGAAGAGTTagaagaaatcaagaaaatgCATGCTGGTGACACTGCCattgacaaagaaaaagactCTATTGAACTAAAACTTGCAAAGCTTTGCCTTGAAAGGAATATACCATATTTTGGAATTTGCAGGGGTTCACAGATTTTAAATGTGGCATGTGGGGGAACCCTCTATCAAGATATAGGGAAAGAGCTGCCTCAGAAATTTCCTGAAGTTCAAAGTGTTAGCCACATGAACTATGACAACTATGACGGACATCGGCATGTGATAAAGTTGGTGGAAAATACCCCACTTTATCATTGGTTTAAGAAATCGATGAACAAGAAAACTATGGAGATTTTTGTGAATAGTTATCATCATCAAGGAGTTAAACAATTGGCTAGACGCTTTGTCCCTATGGCTTTTGCACCTGATGGTTTGATTGAGGGATTCTATGACCCAGAAGCATATAATCCTCAGGAAGGTAAGTTTCTGATCGGTCTACAGTTTCATCCCGAGCGAATGCGACTTCCGGGTTCAGAAGAATTTGATTATCCAGGCTGTGCAACTGCTTATAAGGTAATATGATATAAATTTTCTCATGATCAGACACTGAAGATATGGAGAAATgtataaacttaattttatgaaacgacCTCTTCAGGAATTTGTGGGAGCAGCTATTGCATATCAGAAGAAgcttttcaaaaccagtacagctcaatcaagaaatgaagaagagGAAAATAATTGCTCGAAGTTCTCACTTCGTCCATCAAAACAATTTACAGTGCTAGATGAGGCTAAATTTCTTAAGGTGCCACAAGAAACAAATTCAATAAACCTTTTGTTGCTTACAAAGAtcaattgatgaattagctgatggagtttttttttctttcttttttatctattatttGCAGTCCGAAATGTCCAATGCAACTTTGACTTTCCAAGAAGAGGTTAGGCTAATGGAAGTAGGTGCAACAGTGAGGAATTCATCTTCCTACTTTgataaaatgaaatcaatcaAAGGGAAAGAAGTTGTAGCAAAAAGGTTGATGGGAAAGATGTCAACAGAACATGTATCTAGCCTCATGTCATTCTACCAAATGATGGGGCAAATCTGTTCAGAAGTGTTACAGACAAAACTACATGGAGATGGCAGTGAACTTAgcttttgattatttatttgttataaGTTAAGGTCATACCTTATACAGCTGTAGAAACAAGCTTACtcctttttatatatagtatagATACCCTGTACCCTTATTAATGTTGTTACTCTTCCCATGCAAAATCAAATGTATTATCAGGCTAATAATcgtattatataaattttattttgttatgattatttttatgaatatcTATTTAGATTATCTATATCTAGATTTGGATGTAAATTAGATTAGATcaatattatgatttattcTATCTAATCCCTTagtattatatttatttgtaaattctATCAAAATAAGGGATTATTTGCCTATAAATAAGTCATTCACTTCATATGTAAATACACACTTCAAACTTTTTTCCTCTAAAtactttctcttatttttctcttataattgctcttttaagatttatttcatgACACATTATCAGCACGATTCTCTAATCTCTCTAGTTttggtattatttt is drawn from Theobroma cacao cultivar B97-61/B2 chromosome 4, Criollo_cocoa_genome_V2, whole genome shotgun sequence and contains these coding sequences:
- the LOC18602002 gene encoding putative glutamine amidotransferase-like protein RP404, with product MASLPPRVLIVSRRTVRKNKFVDFIGEYHLDLIVGYGAVPVIVPRVSGLDNLLDSFKPFHGVLLCEGEDIDPSLYETETSSLSAEELEEIKKMHAGDTAIDKEKDSIELKLAKLCLERNIPYFGICRGSQILNVACGGTLYQDIGKELPQKFPEVQSVSHMNYDNYDGHRHVIKLVENTPLYHWFKKSMNKKTMEIFVNSYHHQGVKQLARRFVPMAFAPDGLIEGFYDPEAYNPQEGKFLIGLQFHPERMRLPGSEEFDYPGCATAYKEFVGAAIAYQKKLFKTSTAQSRNEEEENNCSKFSLRPSKQFTVLDEAKFLKSEMSNATLTFQEEVRLMEVGATVRNSSSYFDKMKSIKGKEVVAKRLMGKMSTEHVSSLMSFYQMMGQICSEVLQTKLHGDGSELSF